A DNA window from Acinetobacter sp. 10FS3-1 contains the following coding sequences:
- a CDS encoding viral A-type inclusion protein → MKKLLLTTACMVGLTLAGCSKPTEPAKSDHTQSTTATASSTPAPATSGNMTTNQHEDIRNDLNHLQTLTNSKAETAMNFQDRMMKAVQANNRDQIQTVMKDMQGFMTEFNRDLKTLSLKSQEVHELRNKFIHSNQLGLELTRLSTEAKPDEVKIKQLQQQVMNVQNDIMRDVQALQAKINPQPAQPAQPAQPAQPAQ, encoded by the coding sequence ATGAAAAAATTACTTCTCACCACTGCCTGTATGGTAGGCCTGACACTTGCAGGCTGTAGTAAACCGACTGAGCCAGCTAAATCAGACCACACTCAAAGTACTACAGCGACTGCCTCTTCTACGCCTGCTCCCGCTACTTCAGGCAATATGACAACCAATCAGCATGAAGATATCCGCAATGACTTGAATCATCTGCAAACCCTGACCAACTCCAAGGCAGAAACTGCCATGAATTTTCAAGACCGGATGATGAAAGCCGTACAGGCCAATAACCGTGATCAGATTCAAACTGTCATGAAGGATATGCAGGGCTTCATGACAGAATTTAATCGTGACCTAAAAACACTGTCACTGAAAAGCCAGGAAGTGCATGAACTTCGCAACAAGTTTATTCATTCAAATCAACTAGGACTAGAACTGACACGCCTGAGCACCGAAGCCAAACCAGATGAAGTTAAAATTAAGCAGCTTCAACAACAGGTTATGAATGTACAAAACGATATTATGCGTGATGTACAAGCATTACAGGCCAAAATAAATCCACAACCAGCTCAACCAGCTCAACCAGCTCAACCAGCTCAACCAGCTCAATAA
- a CDS encoding glutathione peroxidase has protein sequence MTSISHISIKTIQGEEIKLDQFAGKVLLIVNTASKCGLTPQYEGLEKLYREKKDQGLEILGFPANNFLEQEPGSNEEIQQFCSLNYDVSFPLFAKISVAGPDKHPLYQTLTTAQPERIGEGPWWKDLVDYGLTPNEPPEVLWNFEKFLVNKQGQVVARFAPDITADDPRIVDAVNAELAK, from the coding sequence ATGACCTCGATTTCCCATATTTCCATTAAAACCATTCAAGGTGAAGAGATAAAGTTAGATCAATTCGCCGGAAAAGTTTTACTGATCGTCAATACCGCTTCCAAGTGCGGCCTGACCCCGCAGTATGAAGGTTTAGAAAAACTCTACCGTGAGAAAAAAGATCAAGGCCTCGAAATATTAGGTTTTCCAGCCAATAATTTTTTAGAACAGGAACCGGGCTCGAATGAAGAAATCCAGCAGTTCTGTTCACTGAACTATGATGTTTCTTTTCCGTTATTTGCTAAAATTTCTGTGGCTGGTCCAGATAAACATCCACTGTATCAAACATTGACAACTGCACAGCCAGAACGTATCGGTGAAGGTCCATGGTGGAAAGACTTGGTGGATTATGGCCTGACCCCAAATGAACCGCCTGAAGTCCTCTGGAACTTTGAAAAGTTTCTGGTCAATAAACAGGGGCAAGTCGTCGCGCGTTTCGCTCCCGACATTACAGCGGATGATCCGCGTATCGTAGATGCGGTGAATGCTGAACTCGCCAAATAA